In Zingiber officinale cultivar Zhangliang chromosome 9B, Zo_v1.1, whole genome shotgun sequence, the genomic window GGATAGAGTCCAAATAATGATCTACCTTTGCTATTGAATTGATATGGATCATGCATCCAGATATTCACTCTTATTCGATTATTATACTATAGATCTGATTAAGTCATTAACATTGAGTTCAATTAGATTTGTTCATCCTATAGTAATATTGAAGAAAGATTGTCTTTTCAGTCGCTGATGAAAATTTTCTTTACATTCATTAATTGAGTATATATAGTATGGTGGAGAGAGAGACAGGGAGAGACCATAATAATGTATTACTGCTTTTATAAAGGTTTTCTGCATAACAATCTTCTATACTAACTGTATTGATGCTGTGCTATCTTTATGAGTTTTAGAAAATCATACGATTTGGATGTTGGGATTTGGTGTTCATTCTTATGCTACATAAATACATACAGCCATTTTTCATGTTGACGTGAACATGTTAGAAAATTCAAGTGTTTGGGCGAAAAACCTTTTTATATTTTTGGATCAGGTTTCATCAATAGGTAAATTTTCGAATATCATGATATGTGCATGCTTGGATATTTGATCTCTCTTGTAAGTGGTGTTCTCAGTGATTCTTTAGGTACAAGGTAGTTTACTTAGATGTGTTGATCTGATTTATGTCACAAACGCTTACTGGTGATGAGAAACCAATCTATTTTTTAAATGCCTAGTTCCTtttgatttatatttttctaAGTACGTGCCTGTTTTGCTCGCAGGTATCCAATCAGTTTATTGGTGGGATGGCAAGGTAGAAATAGTTTTATATTGAGTTATTTGTCTCAACTACTGACCTGTTAGTTCAGTCTACTACATCCATGAATATTATTCAAGATTTCACTCAGTTAAATTCTTATCAGGAATTTTTTTCTATCCTAGTTTTGTTGACAGTTATATACAGTCCTAAATAGTTATATGCTGCAagtttaaggcgtccaatttccATTAGATACAGTTATCGGTCATGCTTTAAAAATTCAGCATCGACCTGGTTAAAAATTGCAGCAGCAGGGTAGAATAACCCCCTTTACCTTAATGACTCAGATACAAACAGATTCGGAGGAACTACTGATAATAAAGACTCGAGAATCTCTTCTTGGTGCTTTGACAGGGCATGTGAAGTCCAATCATGAATACGAGTAAGTGCCATTTGAACATTGGTTGTGATTAAATATGTTTAACTGATGAGAAATCAATCTGCAGGTTCAACCTCCCTCATTGGTAAACTAACAATCTGAAATTGTTGCAGGGTTCCTGAAGTGATTGCGTTGCCCATCACTGGTGGTAATCTCAAGTATCTTGAGTGGATCAAGGACAGTACTAGATCATGAGGTTTCCCACGGAGTAGTTTTGAGCGTGTGATGCTGAGTTTTCCCGCTCGAATGGACATTATCCGAATAAGTTGCACTTGAAGGACTATCAGTTAAACtactgtctttttttttttttttttggcattagCATCGGTTTCTTGTATGCAGTTGTGTTTGTTTACTGGTGCATGCTTTTGTTTGATGCTTCCAAAAACTGTGATCCGTCAACAGTTGAATGATGGCTAAATAGTATTTTGGGTGATTGCTTCTCCCATGCCTTGACTGATTCTCACTTTGCTTTTGTAGCTGGTAGAGTTGCTCA contains:
- the LOC122023553 gene encoding protein CutA 1, chloroplastic-like isoform X2, coding for MEAASTTVPSIVVYVTVPNKDAGIKLAESIIKEKLAACVNRVPGIQSVYWWDGKIQTDSEELLIIKTRESLLGALTGHVKSNHEYEVPEVIALPITGGNLKYLEWIKDSTRS